From the Deltaproteobacteria bacterium genome, one window contains:
- the folP gene encoding dihydropteroate synthase: MAPRSTRSCGSTGARTVASGAPLQPRPEAGPRPPAREAGPVLHTRSGPLALDRVVLVGILNATPDSFSDGGRHLDPARAADAAAEMVAAGARALDLGAESTRPGAMPVPAGEERRRLLPVLAAVRAAVRVPIAVDTMKAEVARAALDAGADVVNDVSAGRADPAMLPLCARAGVPVVLMHMQGTPATMQEAPRYADVVAEVTAFLAARAAAAVEAGVAREAIVLDPGIGFGKTVEHNLALLARLDVLAGLGYPVLVGASRKGFIGQLLGGRPPGDRLLGTAAALALAVAGGARLLRVHDVAAARDVVAVAEAIARA; this comes from the coding sequence TCCCCCCGCCCGCGAGGCGGGCCCAGTGCTCCACACCCGCTCGGGACCGCTCGCGCTCGACCGGGTGGTGCTCGTTGGCATCCTGAACGCCACGCCCGACTCGTTCTCCGACGGTGGCCGCCATCTCGACCCCGCCCGGGCGGCCGATGCGGCAGCCGAGATGGTGGCCGCGGGGGCCCGGGCGCTCGACCTCGGCGCCGAGTCGACACGCCCCGGCGCGATGCCCGTGCCCGCGGGCGAGGAGCGCCGCCGCCTGCTGCCCGTGCTCGCCGCCGTGCGCGCCGCCGTCCGGGTGCCGATCGCGGTCGACACGATGAAGGCGGAGGTGGCACGCGCCGCGCTCGACGCGGGCGCGGACGTCGTGAACGACGTCTCTGCCGGCCGCGCCGACCCGGCGATGCTGCCGCTCTGCGCCCGCGCGGGCGTGCCGGTCGTCCTCATGCACATGCAAGGCACGCCGGCGACCATGCAGGAGGCACCCCGCTACGCCGACGTCGTCGCCGAGGTGACGGCCTTCCTGGCGGCGCGCGCCGCCGCCGCCGTCGAGGCCGGGGTGGCGCGGGAGGCGATCGTCCTCGACCCGGGGATCGGCTTCGGCAAGACCGTGGAGCACAACCTGGCGCTCCTCGCGCGCCTCGACGTCCTGGCCGGCCTCGGCTATCCCGTGCTGGTGGGCGCGTCGCGCAAGGGATTCATCGGCCAGCTGCTCGGGGGCCGCCCGCCGGGCGACCGGCTGCTCGGCACGGCCGCCGCCCTGGCCCTCGCGGTGGCGGGCGGGGCGCGCCTGCTGCGCGTGCACGACGTCGCCGCTGCGCGCGACGTGGTCGCGGTCGCCGAGGCCATCGCGCGCGCATGA
- a CDS encoding TIGR00159 family protein — protein sequence MKELFTSFRWQDGLDILVLSVVIYWGLNLIRGTRAVPMLIGLGMVYAIYFLSNVFEVYTLNVLLRNLLGWSLVLVFIVFQDDIRRALTQVGTRPLFSPRERVAQGQAVEELIKALTYLASRRVGALVVLQNEVGLNQYIEVGVPLDAQVSKELVTSIFLPGSPIHDGALIIQHGRITAAGCFLPLTTNPNVSKTLGTRHRAAIGLTEETDAAAIVVSEEDGMISLVRQGKITRDVDAATLRTTLHRLLLA from the coding sequence ATGAAGGAGCTCTTCACCAGCTTCCGCTGGCAGGACGGCCTCGACATCCTCGTCCTGAGCGTCGTCATCTACTGGGGCCTCAACCTGATCCGCGGCACGCGTGCGGTGCCGATGCTGATCGGGCTCGGCATGGTCTACGCCATCTACTTCCTGTCGAACGTGTTCGAGGTCTACACGCTCAACGTGCTCCTGAGGAACCTCCTCGGCTGGTCGCTCGTCCTCGTCTTCATCGTCTTCCAGGACGACATCCGGCGCGCGCTCACGCAGGTGGGCACGCGTCCGCTCTTCTCGCCGCGCGAGCGGGTGGCGCAGGGGCAGGCGGTGGAGGAGCTGATCAAGGCGCTCACCTACCTCGCCTCGCGGCGCGTCGGCGCCCTCGTCGTGCTGCAGAACGAGGTCGGCCTCAACCAGTACATCGAGGTCGGCGTGCCCCTCGACGCGCAGGTCTCCAAGGAGCTGGTGACCAGCATCTTCCTGCCCGGCTCGCCGATCCACGATGGGGCCCTCATCATCCAGCACGGGCGGATCACCGCGGCGGGCTGCTTCCTGCCGCTCACCACCAACCCCAACGTCTCGAAGACGCTCGGCACCCGGCACCGGGCGGCCATCGGGCTCACGGAGGAGACGGACGCCGCGGCGATCGTGGTATCGGAAGAGGACGGCATGATCTCCCTGGTGCGCCAGGGAAAGATCACTCGCGACGTGGACGCGGCGACGCTGCGCACGACGCTGCACCGCCTGCTGCTGGCATGA
- a CDS encoding phosphoglucosamine mutase — MATRLFGTDGVRGIANAEPMTSETALRLGRAVAHVSKRSPHRHKILIGKDTRLSGYMLETAMASGICSMGVDVLLVGPLPTPGIAFLTRTLRADAGVVISASHNPFQDNGIKFFSRTGFKLPDEIEAEIEHLVLSDSIDALRPTATAIGKAFRIDDAVGRYNVFVKSTFPRHLTLDGLKIVVDCGHGAAYRVAPEVFEELGARVIALGVDPDGENINQDCGALYPELLQETVRRTGAHAGIALDGDADRAIFVDERGEVVDGDEVMAMCGTALDERGELRERTLVATVMSNLGLHLALRARGIAVRTTPVGDRNVVEEMVRGGYNLGGEQSGHVVFLDHNTTGDGLITSLAVLALMVERGRPLSELRQVMHRLPQVLVNLTVAAKPELETVPAVAAAIRRAEQALGDRGRVLVRYSGTEPLLRVMVEGEREGEIRDLAEAIAAAARVAIGGDRAAADER; from the coding sequence ATGGCCACGCGGCTCTTCGGCACCGACGGCGTCCGCGGCATCGCCAACGCCGAGCCCATGACCTCCGAGACGGCGCTCCGCCTCGGGCGCGCCGTGGCCCACGTGAGCAAGCGGTCCCCTCACCGCCACAAGATCCTGATCGGCAAGGACACGCGGCTCTCCGGCTACATGCTCGAGACCGCGATGGCCTCCGGCATCTGCTCGATGGGCGTCGACGTGCTCCTTGTCGGGCCGCTGCCGACGCCGGGGATCGCGTTCCTGACGCGCACGCTGCGGGCCGACGCCGGCGTGGTGATCTCGGCCTCCCACAACCCCTTCCAGGACAACGGGATCAAGTTCTTCAGCCGGACCGGCTTCAAGCTGCCCGACGAGATCGAGGCGGAGATCGAGCACCTGGTCCTCTCGGACTCGATCGACGCGCTCCGTCCGACGGCGACGGCGATCGGCAAGGCGTTCCGCATCGACGACGCGGTCGGGCGCTACAACGTGTTCGTCAAGAGCACGTTTCCACGCCACCTGACGCTCGACGGGCTCAAGATCGTCGTCGACTGCGGGCACGGCGCGGCCTACCGCGTCGCCCCCGAGGTGTTCGAGGAGCTCGGCGCGCGGGTGATCGCGCTCGGCGTGGACCCGGACGGCGAGAACATCAACCAGGACTGCGGTGCGCTCTACCCCGAGCTCCTGCAGGAGACCGTCCGCCGCACCGGCGCCCACGCCGGCATCGCGCTCGACGGGGATGCGGACCGCGCCATCTTCGTCGACGAGCGCGGCGAGGTCGTGGACGGCGACGAGGTGATGGCCATGTGCGGCACGGCGCTCGACGAGCGCGGCGAGCTCCGCGAGCGCACGCTCGTGGCCACGGTCATGAGCAACCTCGGGCTGCATCTCGCGCTCCGGGCGCGCGGCATCGCGGTCCGCACCACGCCCGTCGGCGACCGCAACGTGGTCGAGGAGATGGTCCGGGGCGGGTACAACCTCGGCGGCGAGCAGTCGGGACACGTCGTCTTCCTCGACCACAACACGACGGGCGACGGCCTGATCACCAGCCTCGCCGTGCTCGCGCTCATGGTGGAGCGGGGCCGGCCGCTCTCCGAGCTCCGGCAGGTGATGCACCGCCTGCCCCAGGTGCTGGTCAACCTCACGGTCGCAGCCAAGCCCGAGCTCGAGACCGTGCCGGCCGTCGCCGCGGCGATCCGGCGCGCCGAGCAGGCGCTCGGCGATCGCGGGCGGGTGCTGGTGCGCTACTCGGGCACGGAGCCGCTGCTGCGGGTCATGGTCGAAGGGGAGCGCGAGGGCGAGATCCGCGACCTGGCCGAGGCGATCGCGGCGGCCGCACGGGTGGCGATCGGCGGCGACCGGGCGGCCGCCGACGAGCGTTAG